Proteins from one Mycobacterium adipatum genomic window:
- a CDS encoding tyrosine-type recombinase/integrase yields MLSSGITVRAAGDGFLDSIRSPNTRRSYAIAVDKTTARLGEARPLANVADDEIGETLETLWGEAAVNTWNARRAAVASWLAWCREHGHLAPAVPAWVKRSTPPDSATPVRSRTAIDRLITRRDIDLRDKTLWRMLYETCARTEELLQVNIEDLDLAGRCCPVKSKGAKPRTRRRGAAHHEYAHELVYWDAGTARLLPRLTKGRTRGPLFVTHRRPGPRKAVADRDICPDTGLARLSYGQARALLDAATATNGPGTGWDLHELRHSGLTHLGEAGASLLELMAKSRHRKPDNLRRYFKPSPAAMRGITSLLGPDRGHR; encoded by the coding sequence ATGTTGTCGTCCGGGATCACCGTCCGCGCCGCCGGCGACGGCTTCCTCGACTCGATCCGCTCCCCGAACACCCGCCGCTCCTACGCCATCGCCGTCGATAAGACCACCGCCAGGCTCGGCGAGGCCCGGCCGCTGGCCAATGTCGCCGACGACGAGATCGGCGAAACCCTGGAAACTTTGTGGGGCGAGGCGGCGGTCAACACCTGGAACGCCCGCCGCGCCGCGGTCGCGTCTTGGCTGGCGTGGTGCCGCGAGCACGGACACCTCGCCCCGGCGGTCCCCGCGTGGGTGAAACGCTCCACCCCGCCGGACTCGGCCACCCCGGTGCGCTCGCGCACCGCGATCGACCGGCTCATCACCCGCCGCGACATCGACCTGCGGGATAAGACGCTGTGGCGGATGCTCTACGAAACATGCGCCCGCACCGAGGAACTGCTCCAGGTCAACATCGAAGACCTCGACCTGGCCGGGCGGTGCTGCCCGGTGAAGTCCAAGGGCGCCAAGCCCCGCACCCGCCGCCGCGGCGCCGCCCATCACGAGTACGCGCACGAGCTCGTGTACTGGGACGCGGGTACCGCCCGGCTCCTGCCACGCCTCACCAAGGGCCGCACCCGCGGACCGCTGTTCGTCACCCACCGCCGACCCGGACCCCGCAAAGCCGTCGCCGACCGCGACATCTGCCCCGACACCGGCCTGGCCAGGTTGTCCTACGGCCAGGCCCGCGCCCTGCTCGATGCCGCCACCGCCACCAACGGACCCGGCACCGGCTGGGACCTGCACGAACTCCGGCATTCTGGCCTGACGCATCTCGGCGAGGCCGGAGCCAGCCTGCTCGAGCTAATGGCCAAGTCCCGCCACCGCAAACCCGACAACCTGCGCCGCTACTTCAAACCCTCACCGGCGGCCATGCGCGGCATCACCAGCCTCCTCGGTCCCGACCGCGGCCACCGATAG
- a CDS encoding dihydrolipoyl dehydrogenase family protein — protein MTERYDTLVLGGGMSGLPLALRAARHGRVAFVEKELLGGTCLNRGCIPTKTMIASAAVAHQARRAAEFGVRVGGPVTVDLAAVVERKNTLVDSIRAGSYRAVEKSADLDFYHAAGQFTGNRRLTVDGTTLTADRIILATGTRTTLPAIDGLDAVPYYTSRTLLDLTELPAHLLVVGGGYVGCEFAQMFRRFGAEVTIVQRADRLLPGEDPDISAAVADGMTADGITVATATTCTHAAGTAGNIRIGCTGTETAEITGSHLLLATGRTPNTDALGLEHLDLQPDPHGFLTVGDTLNTSADNVWAIGDLRGGPMFTHTARDDADIVYRTVYRDQDRTTTGRVVPHAVFTDPEVGAVGLTEPAARAAGYDVIIGRQNFTGVAKARAIGNTRGLVKFVADAATDRILGCHIAGPDGGDLVHEAVIAMTCGATYGQLAAAIHIHPTLAEAVNAAAGGVHRPAAD, from the coding sequence ATGACCGAACGCTACGACACCCTCGTGCTCGGCGGCGGAATGTCCGGGCTGCCACTGGCGCTGCGCGCCGCCCGCCACGGCCGGGTCGCCTTCGTCGAGAAGGAACTGCTCGGCGGGACCTGCCTGAACCGGGGCTGCATCCCCACCAAGACGATGATCGCCTCCGCCGCCGTCGCCCATCAGGCCCGCCGCGCCGCCGAGTTCGGCGTCCGCGTCGGCGGTCCGGTCACCGTCGACCTGGCCGCCGTGGTGGAGCGTAAGAACACCCTCGTCGATTCCATCCGGGCCGGATCGTATCGGGCCGTCGAAAAATCCGCCGACCTCGACTTCTACCACGCCGCAGGACAATTCACCGGTAACCGGCGCCTCACCGTCGACGGCACCACCCTGACCGCGGACCGGATCATCCTCGCGACCGGCACCCGCACCACCCTCCCGGCCATCGACGGCTTGGATGCCGTGCCCTACTACACCTCCCGCACGCTGCTCGACCTCACCGAACTACCCGCCCACCTGCTCGTCGTCGGCGGCGGCTACGTCGGCTGCGAATTCGCGCAGATGTTCCGGCGATTCGGCGCCGAGGTCACCATCGTCCAGCGCGCCGACCGGCTGCTGCCCGGGGAAGACCCCGACATCAGCGCCGCCGTCGCCGACGGCATGACTGCCGACGGCATCACTGTCGCGACCGCCACCACCTGTACTCACGCCGCCGGGACGGCCGGCAACATCCGGATCGGCTGCACCGGCACCGAGACCGCCGAGATCACCGGCAGCCACCTGCTGCTCGCCACCGGGCGCACCCCCAACACCGACGCCCTGGGCCTGGAACACCTCGACCTGCAACCCGACCCGCACGGCTTCCTCACCGTCGGCGACACCCTGAACACCTCCGCCGACAACGTGTGGGCGATCGGCGACCTGCGGGGCGGGCCGATGTTCACCCACACCGCCCGCGACGACGCCGACATCGTCTACCGCACCGTCTACCGCGACCAGGACCGCACCACCACCGGACGTGTCGTGCCGCACGCGGTGTTCACCGACCCCGAAGTCGGAGCCGTCGGCCTGACCGAACCCGCCGCCCGCGCAGCCGGCTACGACGTGATCATCGGCCGCCAGAACTTCACCGGCGTTGCCAAAGCACGCGCCATCGGCAACACCCGCGGCCTGGTCAAATTCGTCGCCGACGCCGCCACCGACCGGATCCTCGGCTGCCACATCGCCGGACCCGACGGCGGCGACCTCGTCCACGAAGCCGTCATCGCCATGACCTGCGGCGCCACCTACGGCCAACTCGCCGCCGCCATCCACATCCACCCCACCCTCGCCGAAGCCGTCAACGCCGCCGCCGGCGGCGTCCACCGACCCGCCGCCGACTGA